The sequence GTTATCCACAGCCTGTGGAGAGGCTGTGTGTGATTTCTGCCGCCCGATCGCGCCGCGAAGATCGGCGGGATCGTCGCAGTGCAGAACGACGAATGGACGGCATTGTCGGCACAGGGAACCGCCCTCGGACCCGTCCCGGGTCAGAGGGTTCGATCGGCGCAGCGTGGGACTACTCCCGCCGGACTACACGCGCAGGCGTTCCCGGCGCAGCTGCTCGACTTCGGGGAGGTCGAGGGTGGGGAGTTCGTCGACGCCGAGGGCTCGCTTCAAAATGAGGTCGGCGAGTTCGGGATTGCGGGCCAGCGCCGGTCCGTGCATGTACGTGCCGATCACGGAACCCTGGACGACGCCCTCTTGTCCATCTCCGACCCCGTTCCCGACGCCGTGGTTCACGCGGGCGAGGCCGCGCGCGTCGGGGCCGAGAGTCGTTCCACCGCGGTGATTTTCGAATCCTGTGAGCGGCAGAGTCAAGCCGTCGAGGTGGGGCTTGGTGATCACCTCGCCGATGGACCGGGTGGCCTGCGGAGAGGTGGTGACGTCGAGCATCGACACACCGTCTACGCGTTCGCCGCTCGATGTCTCGTACCAGTTGCCCAGTACCTGGATGGCGGCG comes from Rhodococcus oxybenzonivorans and encodes:
- a CDS encoding type 1 glutamine amidotransferase; this encodes MSDSTVRIGLVLPDVMGTYGDGGNALILRQRLRMRGYDAEIVEITLNDPVPESLDAYTLGGAEDSAQRLATRHLTKYPGLQKAAERGAPVLAICAAIQVLGNWYETSSGERVDGVSMLDVTTSPQATRSIGEVITKPHLDGLTLPLTGFENHRGGTTLGPDARGLARVNHGVGNGVGDGQEGVVQGSVIGTYMHGPALARNPELADLILKRALGVDELPTLDLPEVEQLRRERLRV